From one Luteolibacter sp. SL250 genomic stretch:
- a CDS encoding tetratricopeptide repeat protein, translating to MKLPLFLLLTISPLSDAAGQEGDEFRYGESALADGLWDVAALHFERLLATSDLEPEAKIRVAYRLAEAWIRNGEPAKAMDLLSQSFVAGDPSVHFWKGQALAGLGRLNEAEEELAKATIPGHAFTVEATLTRAALMLSLNQPEEALAGLRELAASADPAVSFEAKIRQTGILLDLRRVEEARRTMPPLDGLPARKAQEASYLEARLLLAENKPAEAAERFFTLMNQRSGQSLVHHHAAVLGYADSLAARDKKTEASDALLAFIQANPASPLLPEAFSRLIAWLPSEPPVTHPVLVRLEEWATPAGAVPTTARSGLIEGLITPDPVGSAGPWPTAAEAPPLRIEATFALAEGLHRVSGPVQKAQAVRLMRWIGLNHPLHPLAAKAWLQSAKWLLEEGKGERAFAILGYLRSGSPTPPEGAEAAFIQAEEVYQQGDFKAAGRLFEEAASEMAEKQDADRARLNASLSRFRESGIMTTAFTAPDGKPAENPALEADLELEQALAVKPPEEAQAAIETFIRKHPQHPRVAEARLAAAEAALIVRRDETYAKAQLDTIAEDPAALASIPQERYALARLKLTELSGDTAGTINAAKAFIAAFPGHPAAAEAALTLGRTLYDTGSYNDAQLILQQLAKDDTDPVRTQAALLLAASSAARVGTPQSREEALTLFDRAGGVKGPLNALVMMKKAQLMIELNRLDEATAFLRKWYQSLPAEDSLRLPAGFLFGDAAYAQGNKNPAVLAESLAIYDDLLKHPETKPADVHRIQYLRGKTLEQLPRTDDPTQKRESEALAAYYSVLKNAENPPAEWHFLESSGFRALEILERAGEKKARQALSIAREIAALKGPRSKEAADRARDIQLKNQIWED from the coding sequence CGTGGATCCGCAACGGCGAGCCCGCCAAGGCGATGGACCTCCTCAGCCAATCCTTCGTCGCCGGCGATCCCAGCGTCCATTTCTGGAAAGGGCAGGCACTGGCGGGACTGGGCCGGCTGAATGAAGCCGAGGAGGAACTCGCGAAGGCGACGATCCCGGGCCATGCTTTCACGGTGGAAGCCACGCTCACCCGTGCCGCGCTGATGCTTTCACTGAACCAGCCGGAGGAGGCGCTTGCCGGACTGCGGGAGCTGGCGGCCAGCGCGGATCCGGCGGTTTCGTTCGAAGCGAAGATCCGCCAGACAGGGATCCTGCTGGACCTCCGGCGCGTGGAGGAGGCCCGGCGGACCATGCCTCCGCTGGACGGCCTCCCGGCCAGAAAGGCCCAGGAGGCCAGCTATCTGGAAGCACGCCTGCTGCTGGCGGAGAACAAGCCCGCCGAGGCGGCCGAACGCTTTTTCACCCTCATGAACCAGCGCTCCGGCCAGAGCCTGGTCCATCATCACGCCGCGGTTCTGGGCTACGCGGACTCCCTCGCCGCACGGGACAAGAAGACGGAAGCTTCCGACGCCCTGCTCGCTTTCATCCAGGCGAACCCCGCCAGCCCACTGCTGCCGGAAGCGTTTTCCCGCCTGATCGCCTGGCTGCCGTCCGAACCACCGGTCACCCATCCGGTGCTGGTCCGTCTGGAGGAGTGGGCGACCCCCGCCGGGGCCGTCCCGACCACCGCCCGCTCCGGCCTCATCGAAGGACTCATCACTCCGGATCCTGTTGGTTCCGCCGGTCCGTGGCCCACGGCGGCGGAGGCTCCCCCCTTGCGGATCGAGGCGACGTTTGCCCTGGCGGAGGGCCTGCACCGCGTTTCCGGACCCGTCCAGAAGGCTCAGGCCGTCCGGCTGATGCGGTGGATCGGCCTGAACCATCCGCTCCATCCACTGGCGGCGAAAGCGTGGCTGCAGTCGGCGAAGTGGCTTCTTGAGGAAGGGAAAGGCGAGCGCGCCTTCGCCATCCTCGGCTATCTCCGCTCGGGTTCCCCCACCCCTCCGGAGGGCGCGGAGGCAGCCTTCATCCAGGCGGAGGAAGTCTACCAGCAGGGGGACTTCAAGGCCGCGGGCCGCCTGTTCGAAGAAGCCGCCTCCGAGATGGCGGAGAAGCAGGACGCGGACCGGGCGCGGCTCAATGCCTCCCTGTCCCGCTTCCGTGAGAGCGGCATCATGACCACCGCCTTCACCGCGCCGGACGGAAAGCCGGCGGAGAATCCGGCCCTGGAGGCGGACCTGGAACTGGAGCAGGCCCTCGCGGTGAAGCCCCCGGAGGAAGCGCAGGCCGCCATCGAGACCTTCATCCGGAAACATCCCCAACATCCGCGGGTGGCGGAGGCCCGGCTCGCCGCCGCGGAGGCCGCACTCATCGTCCGCAGGGATGAAACGTATGCGAAGGCCCAGCTTGATACCATCGCGGAGGATCCCGCCGCGCTCGCATCCATCCCGCAGGAGCGGTATGCCCTGGCCCGGCTGAAACTCACGGAGCTGTCCGGAGACACCGCCGGAACCATCAACGCGGCCAAGGCATTCATCGCCGCATTCCCCGGCCACCCGGCTGCGGCGGAAGCCGCCCTCACCCTGGGACGAACCCTCTACGACACCGGCAGCTACAATGACGCCCAGCTCATCCTCCAGCAACTGGCGAAGGACGACACCGACCCGGTGCGCACGCAGGCCGCACTGCTGCTGGCCGCCAGTTCCGCGGCTCGGGTGGGGACCCCGCAGTCACGGGAGGAAGCCCTCACCCTGTTCGACCGGGCGGGGGGCGTGAAGGGACCGCTCAACGCGCTGGTCATGATGAAAAAGGCGCAGCTCATGATCGAGCTGAACCGCCTGGATGAAGCCACCGCCTTTCTCCGCAAGTGGTACCAATCCCTGCCTGCGGAGGATTCCCTGCGCCTGCCCGCCGGGTTCCTCTTCGGGGATGCCGCCTATGCACAGGGGAACAAGAACCCGGCCGTCCTGGCGGAGTCCCTCGCCATCTACGATGACCTGCTGAAGCACCCGGAGACCAAGCCTGCGGACGTCCACCGCATCCAGTACCTCCGCGGCAAGACGCTGGAACAACTGCCGCGCACGGACGACCCCACGCAGAAGCGTGAAAGCGAGGCCCTCGCGGCCTACTACTCCGTGCTGAAAAACGCGGAAAACCCTCCCGCAGAGTGGCATTTCCTGGAGAGCAGCGGCTTCCGCGCCCTGGAGATCCTGGAACGCGCCGGGGAAAAGAAAGCCCGGCAGGCCCTGAGCATCGCGCGTGAAATAGCAGCGCTCAAAGGCCCCCGCTCCAAGGAAGCGGCGGACCGCGCCAGGGACATCCAGCTCAAGAACCAGATCTGGGAGGACTAA
- a CDS encoding efflux RND transporter periplasmic adaptor subunit — MKFPTTILHTLKRPKFFIPVAVLAVGTGIWSVVPGKQTHETAAASFYKVARGPFTISLPTGGALEAVDRVTVRNLVPGRTEIISLIKEGTVVKKGDLLIELDSNGIEDQLSLAEIAYQQAVFAYSEQEERVEVLKSDNSLKLRDAELAVKLATQDRAKYVDGDWPQLSKKAETTISLATEELRRAQDRLAGTKKLEAKGYVNPTELVTDTLAAKRREIELATAVEDRRLLLEFDYPRSIQQLDLALENANIKLERTRKQNQLQVEKAELQLTSSKETLDLRKVKLEELRSSKEYTMIRAPKSGLVVYEKSEDFRSEAIGEGILVRERQPLISLPDVSRMKVMINVYENQVSLVKAGMRAFINLDALPDQRFLGEVTSVASMPEPSRDGNPNYRVYKAEVLVKDQLPDIKPGITARVDVLIAELQDVIKVPLQAVVGVGDRQICFLQKNGKLNPVPVEIGLFDNDFVQITKGLETGDLVSLAPPRTTELPEKKEDEAKPEEEAPASPKNQKNLPPGPVQKNTLAEAGTAVKPG; from the coding sequence ATGAAATTCCCTACCACCATCCTCCACACCCTCAAACGGCCGAAGTTTTTCATTCCGGTCGCGGTGCTGGCGGTCGGGACGGGCATCTGGTCGGTGGTTCCGGGGAAGCAAACGCATGAGACCGCCGCGGCTTCCTTCTACAAAGTGGCCCGCGGTCCTTTCACCATCTCCCTGCCCACCGGTGGGGCGCTGGAAGCGGTGGACCGGGTGACTGTCCGGAACCTGGTGCCCGGCCGCACCGAAATCATTTCCCTGATCAAGGAAGGCACCGTCGTCAAAAAGGGCGACCTGCTGATCGAACTGGATTCCAACGGAATCGAGGACCAGCTCTCACTGGCGGAGATCGCCTACCAACAGGCGGTTTTCGCCTATTCCGAACAGGAAGAACGGGTGGAGGTCCTGAAAAGCGACAATTCCCTGAAACTCCGTGACGCGGAGCTGGCGGTGAAGCTGGCCACCCAGGACCGCGCGAAATACGTCGATGGCGACTGGCCCCAGCTCAGCAAGAAGGCGGAGACGACCATTTCCCTGGCCACGGAGGAACTCCGCCGGGCGCAGGACCGCCTGGCCGGCACGAAGAAGCTGGAGGCCAAGGGCTATGTGAACCCCACCGAACTGGTGACCGACACCCTGGCCGCCAAGCGCCGGGAGATCGAACTGGCCACCGCGGTGGAGGACCGGCGCCTGCTGCTGGAGTTCGACTACCCTCGCTCGATCCAGCAACTGGACCTGGCGCTGGAGAACGCGAACATCAAGCTGGAGCGGACCCGCAAGCAGAACCAGCTCCAGGTGGAGAAGGCGGAACTGCAGCTCACCTCCTCCAAGGAAACGCTCGACCTGCGCAAGGTGAAGCTGGAGGAACTCCGCTCCTCCAAGGAATACACCATGATCCGTGCGCCGAAGTCCGGTCTGGTGGTGTATGAGAAGAGCGAGGATTTCCGCAGTGAAGCCATCGGCGAAGGCATCCTCGTCCGCGAGCGCCAGCCGCTCATCTCCCTTCCGGACGTCTCCCGGATGAAGGTGATGATCAACGTTTACGAAAACCAGGTGAGCCTGGTGAAGGCCGGCATGCGCGCCTTCATCAATCTGGACGCCCTTCCGGACCAGCGCTTCCTGGGTGAGGTCACGTCCGTGGCCTCCATGCCGGAACCTTCGCGGGACGGCAACCCGAACTACCGCGTGTACAAGGCCGAGGTGCTGGTGAAGGACCAGCTCCCCGACATCAAGCCGGGGATCACCGCCCGGGTGGATGTCCTCATCGCCGAGCTGCAGGATGTCATCAAGGTGCCCCTGCAAGCCGTCGTGGGTGTGGGTGACCGCCAGATCTGCTTCCTCCAGAAGAATGGCAAACTGAATCCGGTTCCGGTCGAAATCGGCCTCTTCGACAACGACTTCGTGCAGATCACCAAGGGTCTCGAGACGGGTGACCTGGTGTCACTGGCCCCCCCGCGCACCACCGAGCTTCCTGAGAAGAAGGAGGATGAAGCAAAGCCGGAGGAAGAAGCCCCCGCCTCCCCGAAGAACCAGAAGAACCTTCCCCCGGGTCCCGTCCAGAAGAACACCCTGGCGGAAGCGGGCACCGCGGTGAAGCCCGGTTGA
- a CDS encoding PDZ domain-containing protein: protein MRPLYLSLPFVFLAACKPPQPAQIEKKEETPEISVSAGDTRPAPVDFKSSVVRVNSTQQSWNPSQPWEKNDPSQRRALAAIVAEGQVLTTAEMVADATYLELESTDGTRFAQAKVIAVDYEVNLALLGAASEEEGKALFEGTTPLALAEPPTIGQALEIFQVEDNGSPLLTAGLLQSIDVTSHFLPNQAFLTYMVKASMQSAASSYSLPVLQNGKLVGILISYDAEDQISDVASSDIVGRFLKQAQAGDYKGFPSLGVSITRTEDASLRAWLKIPDTEGGIYVSSVRKKGAAQTAGIQKGDVILAVDGRKIDRRGYYDHPTYGNLSWGHLVRGEKSIGDTMTLSILRKGEPMEIKATLAREEEESKLVPGYAFGKAPNFLVKGGFVFQELSRPLLEAFGEEWTSRAPLNLLDAYENPEKFEEKADRVIFLSGSIPTPATIGYERLRNLIVKKVNGKEIRDMKGLIEAFDSKPGELHSIEFMEEDFTVYLDDSISTAVDSQLLKRGISRLSRAE, encoded by the coding sequence ATGCGCCCGCTGTACCTTTCCCTTCCCTTCGTGTTCCTGGCCGCGTGCAAGCCGCCGCAGCCCGCGCAGATCGAGAAAAAGGAAGAAACCCCGGAGATCTCCGTTTCAGCGGGGGATACCCGGCCTGCGCCTGTTGATTTCAAATCCTCCGTGGTCCGGGTGAACTCCACGCAGCAGTCGTGGAATCCCAGCCAGCCATGGGAGAAGAATGATCCGTCCCAGCGCCGGGCGCTCGCCGCCATCGTGGCGGAAGGCCAGGTGCTGACCACCGCGGAGATGGTGGCGGATGCGACCTACCTGGAACTGGAGTCCACGGATGGCACCCGCTTCGCCCAGGCGAAGGTCATCGCCGTGGACTATGAGGTGAACCTCGCGCTGCTGGGAGCGGCTTCGGAAGAGGAAGGGAAGGCGCTTTTCGAAGGCACCACCCCTCTCGCCCTCGCGGAACCACCCACCATCGGGCAGGCACTGGAGATCTTCCAGGTGGAGGACAACGGATCACCGCTGCTCACCGCGGGCCTGCTCCAGAGCATCGACGTCACCTCCCACTTCCTGCCGAACCAGGCCTTCCTCACCTACATGGTGAAGGCCTCCATGCAAAGTGCCGCCAGCAGCTACTCCCTGCCGGTGCTCCAGAACGGGAAGCTGGTGGGCATCCTCATCAGCTATGATGCGGAGGACCAGATCTCCGACGTGGCCTCATCCGACATCGTCGGGCGTTTCCTCAAACAGGCGCAGGCCGGCGACTACAAGGGCTTCCCCAGCCTGGGGGTCTCCATCACCCGCACGGAGGACGCCTCGCTCCGCGCCTGGCTGAAGATCCCGGACACCGAAGGCGGCATCTACGTCAGCAGCGTCCGCAAGAAGGGAGCCGCCCAGACCGCCGGGATCCAGAAAGGTGACGTGATCCTCGCCGTGGACGGCAGGAAGATCGACCGCCGCGGCTACTATGACCACCCGACCTACGGCAACCTGTCATGGGGACACCTGGTGCGTGGTGAGAAGTCCATCGGCGACACCATGACCCTCTCCATCCTCCGCAAGGGCGAGCCGATGGAGATCAAGGCCACCCTCGCCCGCGAGGAGGAGGAGTCGAAGCTGGTGCCCGGCTACGCCTTCGGCAAGGCGCCGAACTTCCTCGTGAAGGGTGGCTTCGTGTTCCAGGAACTTTCCCGCCCGCTGCTCGAAGCTTTCGGCGAGGAGTGGACATCCCGCGCCCCGCTCAACCTGCTGGACGCCTACGAGAACCCGGAGAAATTCGAGGAAAAGGCGGACCGTGTCATCTTCCTCAGCGGCTCCATCCCCACCCCCGCCACCATCGGCTACGAGCGCCTGCGCAACCTCATCGTCAAGAAGGTGAACGGCAAGGAGATCCGCGACATGAAGGGCCTCATCGAAGCCTTCGACTCGAAGCCCGGCGAGCTCCACTCCATCGAGTTCATGGAGGAGGACTTCACCGTCTATCTGGACGACTCCATCTCCACGGCGGTGGACAGCCAGTTGCTCAAGCGCGGCATCTCGAGGCTTTCGCGGGCGGAGTGA
- a CDS encoding TolC family protein: MPFHLPGKSLMFIPAVVAPAWILSSCSTDNYVRSADAEVRGIIEHNQNLVLDTPAAPVVIDTPYSELNPDYIQPEIIVRERQKGEPMRITLTEAIDLSVRSRREYQNQRENLYLAALDLTRARHDYTPRLTSLGSRATLESARLRNANGNYDETSRDLAIGTGASFDQVFITGGALAVDLAQDIFKFYLGGSGNNGSTRFLSARLTQPLLRGRGAIATENLTQRERNVAYAVRTYSRFQQRNVIDITSAYFRILQEKDRVRNEYSSYQNLVIFADRARALAEDRLPRFQLDQAKQSELRARARYISATNSYRNLVDNFKLTLGLPLGGELLLDDTALRSLAEAGLPHIPFDSDPAFHVAVNHRLDLFNEIDRFEDAKRKITVAADAFKPGVDLFAGIDVDTNNGSRSYSNFDADAYYSRIGLDIDLPIDNLAARNEFRRTKIDFERQLRQLSQSLDSIHGDLRSGLRGLDLSRQTYGIQQNALKLANQRVDGANMLLDAGRASTRDLLDAQNDQLTAQNAVTSALVDYHLTRLNLLYNMGIFDPALPQFWVKNPPFPQIKSKEPQFTPVDTAGSERLITPEELFLETRPRS, translated from the coding sequence ATGCCATTCCATCTTCCAGGCAAATCCCTGATGTTCATCCCCGCGGTGGTCGCCCCCGCCTGGATCCTGTCCTCCTGCTCGACGGACAACTACGTCCGCAGCGCCGACGCGGAGGTACGCGGCATCATCGAGCACAACCAGAACCTGGTGCTGGACACCCCGGCCGCGCCGGTCGTGATCGACACGCCCTACTCGGAACTGAACCCGGACTACATCCAGCCGGAGATCATCGTCCGCGAGCGCCAGAAGGGCGAGCCCATGAGGATCACCCTGACGGAAGCCATCGACCTGTCCGTCCGCAGCCGCCGGGAATACCAGAACCAGCGGGAGAACCTGTATCTGGCCGCGCTCGATCTGACCCGTGCCCGGCACGACTACACGCCGCGGCTCACCTCTCTGGGCAGCAGGGCCACCCTGGAGTCCGCCCGTCTGAGGAATGCGAACGGAAACTACGACGAAACCTCCCGGGACCTCGCCATCGGCACCGGCGCCAGCTTCGACCAGGTGTTCATCACCGGCGGCGCGCTGGCGGTGGATCTGGCCCAGGACATCTTCAAATTCTACCTCGGCGGGAGCGGCAACAACGGCTCCACCCGCTTCCTTTCCGCCCGGTTGACCCAGCCGTTGCTGCGCGGCAGGGGCGCCATCGCCACGGAGAACCTCACCCAGCGCGAGCGGAACGTCGCCTACGCCGTGCGCACCTACTCCCGGTTCCAGCAGCGCAACGTCATCGACATCACCAGCGCCTACTTCCGGATCCTCCAGGAAAAGGACCGCGTGCGGAACGAATACTCCAGCTACCAGAACCTGGTCATCTTCGCGGACCGTGCCCGCGCGCTCGCGGAGGACCGCCTTCCCCGGTTCCAGCTCGACCAGGCGAAACAGAGCGAACTGCGCGCCCGCGCCCGCTACATCAGCGCGACCAATTCCTACCGGAATCTGGTCGACAACTTCAAGCTCACGCTCGGCCTGCCGCTGGGCGGGGAGCTGCTGCTGGACGACACCGCCCTCAGATCCCTCGCGGAGGCAGGACTCCCCCACATCCCGTTCGATTCGGACCCCGCCTTCCATGTCGCGGTCAACCACCGGCTCGACCTGTTCAACGAGATCGACCGCTTCGAGGATGCGAAGCGGAAGATCACGGTGGCTGCGGACGCCTTCAAACCCGGCGTCGATCTTTTCGCCGGCATCGACGTGGACACCAACAACGGCTCCCGCAGCTACTCGAACTTCGACGCGGACGCCTACTACAGCCGCATCGGCCTGGACATCGACCTGCCCATCGACAACCTCGCCGCGCGGAATGAATTCCGCCGGACCAAGATCGATTTCGAGCGGCAGCTCCGCCAGCTTTCCCAGTCCCTCGACTCCATCCACGGGGATCTGCGGAGCGGCCTGAGGGGCCTGGACCTTTCCCGCCAGACCTACGGCATCCAGCAGAACGCGTTGAAGCTGGCGAACCAGCGGGTGGATGGCGCGAACATGCTGCTGGACGCGGGCCGGGCCTCCACCCGGGACCTGCTGGATGCGCAGAACGACCAGCTCACCGCCCAGAACGCCGTGACCTCCGCCCTGGTGGACTACCACCTCACCCGTCTCAACCTCCTCTACAACATGGGGATCTTCGATCCCGCCCTACCGCAATTTTGGGTGAAAAATCCTCCATTTCCCCAAATTAAAAGTAAGGAACCCCAATTCACCCCCGTAGACACCGCCGGATCCGAGAGGCTCATCACGCCCGAGGAACTCTTTCTGGAAACGCGACCCCGTTCCTGA
- a CDS encoding LysR substrate-binding domain-containing protein — translation MDYSLRELECFIAVAEERSFTRAARRLHLAQPPLSRHVKALEEKIGAVLFIREPRGVSLTEAANVFYEETRNIPRRLLRAGEAARRCASGEISRLRLGFVSAVMSDDLAGVFRSFRAEHPQVHITLHDLPPQDQLDAITDGRLDGGFVGIEPDDPPAGIRFIPWRSEPLVCLLPSGHPLAGNKTVALPALAEESFVAISRSSAPAFADKVRDLCAAAGFRPRIILESPRAQAVALMVSAGSGIALLPDTPAALVKPSAKAVPLRPGVKIRHVFACRERRRDGAITDFIRLLH, via the coding sequence ATGGATTACTCCCTGAGGGAACTGGAATGCTTCATCGCGGTGGCGGAGGAACGGTCGTTCACACGGGCGGCCCGCCGGCTGCATCTGGCGCAGCCACCGCTCTCCCGCCACGTGAAGGCGCTGGAGGAAAAGATCGGCGCGGTGCTGTTCATCCGCGAGCCGCGGGGAGTCTCGCTCACGGAAGCGGCGAACGTTTTTTACGAGGAGACCCGTAACATCCCCCGCCGCCTGCTGCGCGCCGGGGAGGCCGCGCGGCGCTGCGCCTCCGGGGAGATCTCCAGGCTCCGGCTGGGGTTCGTGAGCGCGGTGATGAGCGATGACCTCGCGGGAGTGTTCCGTTCGTTCCGCGCGGAGCATCCGCAGGTCCACATCACCCTGCACGACCTGCCGCCGCAGGACCAGTTGGACGCCATCACCGACGGGCGGCTGGACGGCGGCTTCGTGGGGATCGAGCCGGACGACCCGCCCGCGGGCATCCGCTTCATCCCCTGGCGGTCGGAACCGCTGGTCTGCCTGCTGCCCTCCGGTCATCCGCTGGCGGGGAACAAGACGGTGGCCCTTCCCGCGCTCGCGGAGGAATCTTTCGTCGCCATCTCCCGCAGTTCCGCCCCCGCCTTTGCGGACAAGGTGCGCGACCTGTGCGCCGCCGCAGGCTTCAGGCCGCGCATCATCCTGGAGTCACCGCGGGCGCAGGCCGTCGCCCTGATGGTCTCCGCCGGGTCCGGGATCGCCCTGCTGCCGGACACGCCCGCCGCGCTGGTGAAGCCGTCCGCCAAGGCCGTTCCGCTCCGCCCCGGCGTGAAGATCCGCCACGTTTTCGCCTGCCGGGAACGCCGCAGGGACGGGGCGATCACCGACTTCATCCGCCTGCTCCACTGA
- the ilvD gene encoding dihydroxy-acid dehydratase — MSGKKDDGRMAISDTIKQGAIRAPHRSLLRATGMIRSEEDWGKPFIAIANSFVQIIPGHAHLDVVGRKVREAVREAGGVPFEFNCIGVDDGIAMGHGGMRYSLASREIIADSIETMLRAHCFDGVVCIPNCDKIVPGMMMGAARVDIPAIFVSGGPMKSGRNPSTGESLDLASVFEAVGRLSSGSINDRQLEEIEKNACPTCGSCSGMFTANSMNCLCEALGLALPGNGSILATDPARDELFRKAGKAIIRLVRDQVKPSSILTREAFENALALDMAMGGSSNTILHTIAVAKEAGVDLTMADFNAISARVPHLCKVAPSGKHYMEDIDRAGGISAILKTLTGKPGILHEDAMTVSGLTLGERISVAEVKDAEVIRPLDNAYSEKGGLAVLFGNLAPEGCVVKAAGVSPAMHRFTGTAVVFDSEEDAQRGILLGTVKAGDVVVIRYEGPRGGPGMREMLAPTAAIAGRGLGDSVALITDGRFSGATRGGAIGHVSPEAAAGGPIALVEQGDRIEIDIPARSITLLVDEATLEDRRKHWTPPPPKARSGYLARYAAMVGSASTGAVLQVP, encoded by the coding sequence ATGTCTGGAAAAAAGGATGATGGGCGCATGGCCATCAGCGACACCATCAAACAGGGTGCCATCCGCGCACCGCACCGCAGCCTCCTCCGTGCGACGGGCATGATCCGGTCCGAGGAGGACTGGGGGAAGCCCTTCATCGCCATCGCGAACTCGTTCGTGCAGATCATCCCGGGGCACGCCCACCTGGACGTGGTGGGGCGGAAAGTCCGCGAAGCCGTGCGGGAGGCGGGCGGCGTGCCGTTCGAGTTCAACTGCATCGGCGTGGATGACGGCATCGCCATGGGCCATGGCGGCATGCGCTACTCCCTCGCATCGCGCGAGATCATCGCGGACAGCATCGAGACGATGCTGCGCGCCCACTGCTTTGACGGCGTGGTGTGCATCCCGAACTGTGACAAGATCGTGCCCGGTATGATGATGGGGGCGGCCCGCGTGGACATCCCTGCCATCTTCGTTTCCGGCGGTCCCATGAAATCCGGGCGCAACCCCTCCACGGGCGAGTCGCTCGACCTCGCCTCCGTGTTCGAGGCGGTGGGCAGGTTGTCCTCCGGGAGCATCAATGACCGCCAACTGGAGGAGATCGAGAAAAACGCCTGCCCCACCTGCGGCTCCTGCTCCGGCATGTTCACCGCGAACTCGATGAACTGCCTGTGCGAGGCGCTCGGCCTCGCGCTGCCGGGCAACGGCTCGATCCTCGCCACGGATCCCGCCCGCGACGAACTTTTCCGCAAGGCGGGCAAGGCGATCATCCGTCTGGTGCGGGACCAGGTGAAGCCGTCCTCCATCCTCACCCGGGAGGCCTTTGAAAACGCCCTCGCGCTGGACATGGCGATGGGCGGATCATCGAACACCATCCTCCACACCATCGCCGTGGCGAAGGAAGCGGGCGTGGACCTGACGATGGCGGATTTCAACGCGATCTCCGCCCGCGTGCCGCATCTCTGCAAGGTGGCTCCTTCCGGAAAGCACTACATGGAGGACATCGACCGCGCGGGCGGCATTTCCGCGATCCTGAAGACCCTCACCGGAAAGCCGGGCATCCTCCATGAGGACGCCATGACGGTGAGCGGCCTCACGCTGGGGGAAAGGATCAGCGTGGCGGAGGTGAAGGACGCGGAGGTGATCCGTCCGCTGGACAACGCCTACTCGGAGAAAGGCGGGCTGGCCGTGTTGTTCGGGAATCTGGCGCCGGAAGGCTGCGTGGTGAAGGCGGCGGGGGTGAGCCCCGCCATGCACCGCTTCACCGGCACGGCGGTGGTTTTCGATTCGGAGGAGGACGCCCAGCGCGGCATCCTGCTGGGGACCGTGAAGGCGGGGGATGTGGTGGTCATCCGCTATGAAGGTCCACGTGGAGGACCGGGCATGCGGGAAATGCTGGCCCCCACCGCGGCCATCGCCGGGCGCGGCCTGGGCGACAGCGTGGCGCTCATCACGGACGGCCGCTTTTCCGGGGCGACCCGCGGCGGCGCCATCGGCCACGTTTCCCCGGAAGCGGCGGCGGGCGGGCCCATCGCTCTGGTGGAGCAGGGGGACCGCATCGAAATCGACATCCCCGCACGCTCCATCACCCTGCTGGTGGATGAGGCGACCCTGGAAGACCGCCGGAAACACTGGACCCCGCCGCCTCCGAAGGCCCGGTCAGGGTATCTGGCCCGCTACGCCGCCATGGTCGGCAGCGCCAGCACGGGAGCGGTACTGCAGGTGCCGTAG
- the dapB gene encoding 4-hydroxy-tetrahydrodipicolinate reductase, with translation MLNLLVTGKSGRMGQAILQAASDAHSHNPDISVTATHDAGENLDEAMAKANCVIDFTVHSFTKEVVAAALKHGTSLVIGTTGHSEEERDIIREAAKTLPIVYAPNYSVGVNTLFWLTRKAAQILTQDRFDIEVTEMHHKHKIDSPSGTARRLLEILNEETGTSYNDDIAHGRFGNIGPRKPREIGMHTLRGGDVVGDHTVLFAADGERVELTHKASSRLTFAAGAVRAAIWLQGQPAGLYDMQDVLGLQ, from the coding sequence ATGCTCAACCTTCTCGTCACCGGAAAATCAGGCCGCATGGGCCAGGCGATCCTGCAAGCCGCCTCCGATGCCCATTCCCACAACCCGGACATCTCAGTCACCGCCACCCATGACGCGGGCGAGAACCTGGATGAGGCGATGGCCAAGGCCAACTGCGTGATCGATTTCACCGTCCATTCCTTCACGAAGGAGGTCGTCGCCGCGGCGCTGAAACACGGCACCAGTCTGGTCATCGGCACCACAGGCCATTCGGAGGAGGAGCGCGACATCATCCGGGAGGCGGCGAAGACCCTGCCCATCGTCTATGCGCCGAACTACTCCGTGGGTGTGAACACGCTTTTCTGGCTCACCCGGAAGGCGGCCCAGATCCTGACCCAGGACCGCTTCGACATCGAGGTGACGGAGATGCACCACAAGCACAAGATCGACTCCCCCTCCGGGACCGCGCGGCGGCTGCTGGAGATCCTCAACGAGGAGACGGGAACGTCCTACAACGACGACATCGCCCACGGCAGGTTCGGCAACATCGGCCCGCGCAAGCCGCGCGAGATCGGCATGCACACCCTGCGCGGCGGGGACGTCGTCGGGGACCACACCGTCCTCTTCGCGGCGGACGGGGAGCGGGTGGAACTCACCCACAAGGCCTCCTCCCGCCTGACCTTCGCCGCCGGAGCGGTGAGGGCGGCCATCTGGCTCCAGGGCCAGCCCGCCGGCCTGTATGACATGCAGGACGTGCTCGGACTCCAATAA